One Camelina sativa cultivar DH55 chromosome 3, Cs, whole genome shotgun sequence genomic window carries:
- the LOC104779082 gene encoding uncharacterized protein LOC104779082, whose product MIHRDHLEQFSRLRDYKDAILTTNPNSTVELDTIIGQLLAAVGRDTNNGLYHIAWAVVDVEDEENFISDRQNGLLNAVDKVLPHIEHRMYARNIYGNLKKRNPEKCSLAFCSPTAKCVDVHNNISESFNNIIDPARYIPMVEMLETIRRRTMVHIDLRKTVASQYTGRITERAKEILEEEEAKNIKYCSFVPGGEGRFDVRECGVSYSVNLRLRTCVCRRWEMSGIPCRHALRVIIEKKLNREDYIIDWYLNSRQQCIYSDSIAPINGILFWHRSGYVVVPPAALVEQIENRKCKKPKLKRKKARHESPTKKKKNLSRENRIMHCSLCDYPVHNNLKCPNVGVERYKPPSKTPRKKKQPSIATQGTQGNQASEGSQATQTTHATQD is encoded by the exons ATGATTCACCGTGACCATTTAGAGCAGTTCTCTAGGCTTAGAGATTACAAAGATGCAATCCTTAc gaCTAATCCTAACTCCACTGTGGAGTTAGACACTATCATTG GGCAATTGTTAGCTGCTGTTGGAAGGGACACCAATAATGGCTTGTATCACATTGCTTGggctgttgttgatgttgaggATGAGGAGAACT TTATTTCTGATAGACAAAAT GGCTTGTTAAATGCAGTAGACAAGGTGTTGCCTCATATTGAACATAGAATGTATGCTAGGAACATCTATGGTAACTTGAAGAAG AGAAATCCGGAGAAATGCAGCTTAGCTTTCTGTTCACCTACAGCCAAATGTGTTGATGTTCACAACAACATATCAGAGTCGTTCAACAATATCATAGATCCAGCAAGATACATACCAATGGTTGAGATGTTGGAGACTATTAGGAGAAGAACCATGGTGCATATTGATTTGAGGAAGACTGTGGCCAGTCAGTATACAGGTCGAATCACTGAGAGGGCAAAAGAGatcttagaagaagaagaagctaagaacATAAAGTACTGCTCATTTGTCCCAGGTGGAGAAGGTAGATTCGATGTTCGTGAGTGTGGTGTAAGTTATAGTGTGAATCTTAGGCTGAGGACATGTGTTTGTAGAAGATGGGAAATGAGTGGAATTCCATGTCGCCATGCTCTACGTGTGATCATCGAGAAGAAGCTTAATCGTGAAGATTACATTATCGATTGGTATTTGAACTCGAGGCAGCAATGTATTTATAGTGACTCGATTGCACCAATTAATGGTATCTTGTTTTGGCATAGATCTGGTTATGTTGTGGTGCCACCTGCTGCTTTAGTTGAACAGATTGAAAACAGGAAATGTAAGAAACCAAagctgaagaggaagaaagcaAGGCATGAGTCTcctacaaaaaagaagaagaaccttaGTAGAGAGAATAGGATCATGCATTGTAGTCTATGTGATTACCCTGTACACAACAACTTAAAGTGTCCTAATGTTGGAGTCGAGAGATACAAACCACCAAGCAAGAcaccaaggaagaagaagcagccaTCAATTGCAACTCAAGGAACTCAAGGAAATCAAGCAAGTGAAGGAAGTCaagcaacacaaacaacacacgCAACACAAGACTAA